Proteins encoded in a region of the bacterium genome:
- a CDS encoding metalloregulator ArsR/SmtB family transcription factor, which translates to MAVKDVTRLFKTLSDPTRLRLTRLLDAGELSVMELSEATQLAQSRVSNHLKVLREEGIVQERREGPWRHYRIDVDRLPEAVAPLWQSIRAAWDGDELFLADLARMEGVIARREKRNGRFFERIADEWDEIRSALFGDSIGRALLRAFVPRDLTVADIGSGTGHVIELFADRPRKIIAIDNSEAMFSVARRKVEAWGLDNVEFRQGDAHEPPLKPGEVNIATLVMVLQHLDEPGRAVRSAAKALAPGGLLYLADFMQHQETWLRDHMQHRWLGFSREQLDSWMNECGLEIDGWVALPGKPWTTPDNKKVQVPDGFALLARKPDE; encoded by the coding sequence ATGGCCGTCAAAGACGTCACAAGACTCTTCAAAACCCTCAGCGACCCGACCCGGCTGCGCCTGACGCGGCTGCTGGACGCGGGGGAATTGTCGGTCATGGAGCTCTCCGAAGCCACACAGCTCGCCCAGTCTCGCGTCTCGAACCACCTGAAGGTCCTGCGTGAAGAAGGCATCGTCCAGGAACGCCGCGAGGGCCCCTGGCGGCATTACCGGATCGATGTCGACCGGCTGCCTGAAGCCGTGGCGCCGCTGTGGCAGAGCATCCGCGCGGCTTGGGATGGCGACGAGCTGTTCCTGGCGGATCTGGCTCGCATGGAGGGCGTGATCGCCCGCCGCGAGAAGCGCAACGGTCGCTTCTTCGAACGGATTGCGGACGAGTGGGACGAGATCCGCTCGGCGCTGTTCGGCGACTCGATCGGCCGGGCTCTGCTGCGCGCTTTTGTCCCACGCGACTTGACCGTGGCGGACATCGGGTCCGGCACCGGGCACGTGATCGAGCTCTTCGCCGACCGGCCGCGCAAGATCATCGCGATCGACAACAGCGAAGCGATGTTCTCGGTCGCGCGGCGCAAGGTCGAAGCGTGGGGCCTGGACAACGTGGAATTTCGCCAGGGCGACGCGCACGAACCGCCGCTGAAGCCGGGCGAGGTGAACATCGCGACGCTCGTGATGGTGTTGCAGCACCTCGACGAGCCGGGACGCGCAGTGCGCAGCGCGGCCAAGGCGCTTGCCCCCGGCGGGCTGCTGTACCTGGCCGACTTCATGCAACACCAGGAAACCTGGCTGCGCGATCACATGCAGCATCGGTGGCTCGGGTTCTCTCGTGAGCAACTGGACAGCTGGATGAATGAATGCGGCCTCGAAATCGACGGCTGGGTTGCGCTGCCCGGAAAGCCGTGGACGACGCCGGACAACAAGAAGGTCCAAGTGCCGGACGGCTTCGCGCTGCTGGCACGAAAGCCAGATGAATAA
- a CDS encoding glycoside hydrolase family 13 protein, whose translation MTYSYANSYDRDKAEVLAEREADWRNGAIVYQVIVDRFAPPEDLEAKKDLYPAPKTLRDWGEVPTKGTYLEEVNVWSHEIDFWGGDLDSVRAHLDYIDNLGVDVLYLNPIHKAYTNHKYDAQDYFTISPEYGDREDLSALADSVHERHMRLVLDGVFNHMGRTSPIFQEAMADPESPWREWFYIGDQYQRGYRAWANVDNLPELNLENPTVQKRLFGDPDSAIQGYLRDGADGWRLDVAFDIGFDILAGITNAAHTAKPGSLVTGEIWNYPEEWSPALDSVMNFHARQLILYMVNGDISGEHAGRCFDTMVRDTGLDPILKSWIILDNHDTPRLKNLMKNQWQRRMAQVLQFTLPGSPCVYYGVELGMEGGEDPANRAPMRWDLVKDSNKDLQWMRRLIEMRNSNRALRVGDFRLLETEQLLAFMRVTDRVEETTIVVVNPTVEPITEVIPLRDSKLMNWDKLRDELSKAEAQVMSGTMRVKVPARTAHVFRPHVAETLEYTPYKRVQ comes from the coding sequence ATGACGTATTCCTACGCCAATTCCTACGACCGCGACAAAGCCGAGGTCCTCGCCGAGCGCGAGGCCGACTGGCGCAATGGCGCGATCGTCTATCAGGTCATCGTCGATCGCTTCGCACCCCCGGAAGATCTCGAGGCGAAGAAAGACCTCTACCCCGCTCCGAAGACGCTCCGAGACTGGGGCGAGGTTCCCACCAAAGGCACGTACCTGGAAGAAGTCAACGTTTGGAGTCACGAGATCGACTTTTGGGGCGGCGATCTGGACAGCGTCCGGGCGCACCTTGACTATATCGACAATCTCGGGGTCGATGTGCTCTACCTGAATCCGATCCACAAGGCCTACACAAACCACAAGTACGACGCGCAGGATTACTTCACGATCTCGCCGGAGTACGGCGATCGCGAAGACTTGTCCGCGCTGGCCGACTCCGTACACGAACGCCACATGCGCCTCGTGCTGGATGGCGTCTTCAACCACATGGGCCGCACGTCGCCGATCTTCCAGGAAGCGATGGCCGACCCCGAAAGCCCCTGGCGCGAGTGGTTCTACATCGGCGATCAGTACCAGCGCGGCTACCGCGCCTGGGCGAACGTCGACAATCTGCCCGAGTTGAACCTGGAGAATCCGACCGTGCAGAAGCGCCTGTTCGGCGATCCGGATTCCGCGATCCAGGGCTATCTGCGCGACGGCGCCGACGGATGGCGCCTCGACGTGGCGTTCGACATCGGCTTCGACATCCTGGCTGGCATTACGAACGCCGCGCACACCGCGAAGCCCGGCTCGCTCGTCACCGGCGAGATCTGGAACTACCCGGAGGAATGGTCGCCGGCACTCGACTCGGTGATGAACTTCCACGCCCGCCAATTGATCCTCTACATGGTGAACGGCGATATCAGCGGCGAACATGCCGGCCGATGCTTCGATACGATGGTCCGCGATACCGGATTGGATCCGATTCTGAAATCCTGGATCATTCTGGACAACCACGACACGCCGCGCCTGAAGAATCTGATGAAGAACCAGTGGCAGCGGCGCATGGCCCAGGTGCTGCAGTTCACGCTGCCCGGCTCGCCGTGCGTGTACTACGGCGTCGAACTCGGTATGGAAGGCGGCGAGGACCCCGCCAACCGGGCGCCCATGCGTTGGGACCTGGTCAAGGATTCGAACAAAGACCTGCAATGGATGCGTCGCCTGATCGAGATGCGAAACAGCAATCGCGCGCTCCGCGTCGGCGACTTCCGACTGCTGGAGACCGAACAACTACTTGCCTTCATGCGTGTCACGGACCGTGTAGAAGAAACCACCATCGTCGTCGTCAACCCGACCGTCGAACCGATCACGGAAGTCATCCCGCTGCGGGACAGCAAACTGATGAACTGGGACAAACTGAGGGACGAGTTGAGCAAAGCCGAAGCGCAGGTCATGTCCGGCACAATGCGCGTCAAAGTCCCCGCGCGCACGGCCCACGTCTTCCGCCCGCATGTCGCTGAGACGCTGGAGTACACACCCTACAAGCGCGTTCAGTAG
- a CDS encoding GAF domain-containing protein, with protein MPVSITESEKFSYVQLLTILSEIVSSGGELGSVLKSTVELIQQLLRVERCSILLLDHKAAELSVAAASGIDPELTKSIRVKVGEGIAGKVAESGEPRLSVATRRRENDRRYTTNTYISAPIHSEGKVLGVINITNKSDQSKLDKDDLEVVRAVARFLSVTIDRFSLGRQLRHVNAELTKAFESIPAGIVLTTEGGNVVMANGRARGLLGLAEESQIENLEIPELNSLGVKLREMADAAIQSAAEQRGDFEPLNEMNSPLRIHAVPITENKVPTREALLIVIDMSLTREVEELRRIDEMKNNFIAVVSHELRTPLTSIRGAANLLATHYSGNFDDTQRNLLKIVTNNIERLATVVNTILDIALLDNHKLELQFEPTNIETLIEKVLQERQRSLDEQELMVSWVDQQALPNTLVDVERMTQAIEAIIDNAIKFSPRQETITITTHYNGETVEVTVQDNGEGIAPEYHDLVFEKFFQIENPLTRRKGGTGLGLYLARQIVELHRGHLTVDDSDHGALLRLALPARG; from the coding sequence ATGCCTGTCTCGATAACGGAATCCGAGAAGTTCTCCTATGTCCAACTGCTGACGATCCTCAGCGAGATCGTCTCCTCCGGGGGCGAACTTGGTTCCGTTCTCAAGTCGACTGTCGAGCTGATTCAGCAATTGCTGCGCGTCGAGCGCTGCTCGATCCTCCTGCTGGACCACAAGGCCGCGGAACTCAGCGTCGCGGCGGCGTCCGGCATCGATCCCGAGCTGACCAAATCGATCCGAGTCAAAGTCGGCGAAGGCATTGCCGGCAAGGTGGCGGAATCCGGCGAGCCCCGGCTGTCGGTCGCAACCCGTCGCCGCGAGAACGACCGTCGGTACACCACGAATACATACATCAGCGCACCAATCCACTCCGAGGGCAAGGTCCTCGGAGTCATTAATATTACAAACAAGTCGGATCAATCGAAGCTGGACAAGGACGATCTGGAAGTCGTCCGCGCCGTCGCGCGATTCCTTTCCGTGACGATAGACCGCTTCAGCCTGGGCCGCCAGTTGCGCCACGTGAATGCGGAGCTGACAAAGGCCTTCGAGAGCATCCCCGCGGGGATCGTGCTGACAACCGAAGGCGGCAACGTCGTGATGGCCAACGGCCGGGCCAGGGGGCTGCTTGGCCTGGCGGAAGAATCTCAGATCGAGAACCTGGAAATCCCCGAGCTCAACAGCCTCGGCGTCAAGTTGCGGGAAATGGCGGACGCCGCCATCCAGAGCGCCGCGGAACAACGCGGCGACTTCGAACCGCTGAACGAAATGAACAGCCCGCTGCGCATCCACGCCGTGCCCATCACCGAGAACAAGGTCCCCACGCGCGAGGCCCTGTTGATCGTGATCGACATGTCGCTGACGCGCGAAGTCGAAGAGCTTCGCCGCATCGACGAGATGAAGAACAACTTCATCGCCGTCGTCTCGCACGAGCTGCGCACACCCCTCACATCGATCCGGGGCGCCGCGAATCTCCTGGCGACGCACTACAGCGGCAACTTCGACGACACCCAGCGCAACTTGTTGAAGATCGTTACGAACAACATCGAGCGCCTCGCCACGGTTGTGAACACGATCCTGGATATCGCGCTGCTCGATAACCACAAGTTGGAGCTGCAGTTCGAGCCCACAAATATTGAAACCTTGATCGAGAAGGTCCTGCAGGAACGCCAACGCAGCCTGGACGAACAGGAATTGATGGTCAGTTGGGTCGATCAGCAGGCGCTGCCGAATACGCTGGTCGATGTCGAACGGATGACCCAGGCAATCGAAGCCATTATCGATAACGCCATCAAGTTCTCTCCCCGCCAGGAAACGATCACCATCACGACGCATTACAACGGCGAGACCGTCGAAGTCACCGTGCAGGACAACGGCGAGGGAATCGCTCCGGAGTACCACGACCTGGTGTTCGAGAAATTCTTCCAGATCGAAAACCCGCTGACCCGTCGCAAGGGCGGCACCGGCCTCGGGCTGTACCTCGCGCGCCAGATCGTCGAACTGCATCGGGGGCACCTGACCGTCGACGACTCCGACCACGGCGCCCTGCTTCGCCTCGCACTGCCCGCTCGCGGCTGA
- a CDS encoding aspartate-semialdehyde dehydrogenase: MYTVAILGASGAVGREMLRVLEQRQFPTKEVRLLASARSAGSRYPYRGGLLTVEAVTPESFDGVDLALFSAGASISKEWAPVAADRGAIVVDNTSAFRMDEDVPLVVPECNAHAIAKVPSRRIIANPNCSTIQMVQVLKPLHEKFGLKRIVVATYQSVSGSGTEAMEELRDQSISILEGDPNFDIKVYPHQIAFNCLPHIDVFQENGYTKEEMKMVNETRKILEAPEIMVSATCVRVPVFRGHSESVNCEFGKPVTPAQVRELIAQIPNCVVVDDPANNQYPSQIYSEGRDETYVGRVRQDISKPEGTAIDMWVVSDNLRKGAALNAVQIGETLAKTGLLSA, translated from the coding sequence ATGTACACTGTAGCTATTTTGGGTGCCTCGGGCGCCGTCGGTCGCGAGATGTTGCGAGTTCTTGAGCAGCGTCAGTTTCCCACAAAGGAAGTCCGCCTGTTGGCTTCCGCACGTTCCGCGGGGAGTCGTTATCCTTACCGCGGCGGGCTGCTGACAGTCGAGGCCGTCACACCCGAGTCCTTCGACGGGGTGGACCTGGCTCTGTTCAGCGCCGGCGCTTCCATCTCGAAGGAATGGGCTCCCGTGGCTGCAGACCGCGGTGCTATCGTCGTGGATAACACGAGCGCCTTCCGCATGGACGAGGACGTTCCCCTGGTGGTGCCCGAGTGCAACGCGCACGCCATCGCCAAGGTCCCTTCCCGTCGCATCATCGCGAACCCGAATTGCTCCACGATTCAGATGGTTCAGGTGCTGAAGCCGTTGCACGAGAAGTTCGGTCTGAAGCGCATCGTCGTTGCGACCTACCAGTCCGTCAGCGGCAGCGGCACCGAGGCGATGGAGGAACTGCGCGATCAGAGCATCTCGATTCTCGAGGGCGATCCGAACTTCGACATCAAGGTCTATCCGCACCAGATCGCGTTCAATTGTTTGCCGCACATCGATGTCTTTCAGGAAAATGGTTATACCAAGGAAGAGATGAAGATGGTGAACGAGACGCGCAAGATTCTGGAGGCGCCGGAGATCATGGTTTCCGCCACTTGCGTGCGCGTTCCGGTTTTCCGCGGCCACAGCGAATCCGTGAACTGCGAATTCGGCAAGCCGGTCACCCCCGCGCAGGTTCGCGAGCTGATCGCACAGATTCCGAACTGCGTTGTCGTCGACGATCCGGCCAACAACCAGTATCCGTCGCAGATCTACAGCGAAGGGCGCGACGAGACGTACGTCGGCCGCGTTCGCCAGGACATCTCGAAGCCGGAAGGCACGGCGATCGATATGTGGGTCGTCAGCGACAACCTGCGCAAGGGCGCTGCGCTCAACGCCGTTCAGATCGGCGAGACGCTGGCCAAGACCGGGCTGCTTTCTGCCTGA
- a CDS encoding nucleotidyltransferase domain-containing protein translates to MKSIGTLPNEEIIRVAARYGARRVRVFGSRVRGEERPDSDLDLLVEFDQDRSLLDAIGLEQELEELLGFPVQVLTPAGLSPILRDEVLSTALPL, encoded by the coding sequence ATGAAGTCGATCGGCACACTCCCGAACGAAGAGATTATCCGCGTAGCTGCGCGCTACGGAGCGAGGAGAGTGCGTGTCTTTGGTTCTCGCGTCCGCGGCGAGGAGCGACCCGACAGTGACCTCGACTTGTTGGTTGAGTTCGACCAAGATCGAAGCTTGCTCGATGCAATCGGACTTGAGCAGGAACTTGAGGAGCTCCTCGGTTTCCCGGTTCAGGTCCTGACTCCTGCCGGTCTTTCGCCCATCCTTCGCGACGAAGTCCTCAGCACCGCCTTGCCCTTATGA
- a CDS encoding DUF86 domain-containing protein — MKTDRDFLLHILDAVVDALTYASGGEEEFFADKKTQDAILRKLEVIGEATKRLSPELKAANPDIPWRQIAGMRDKLIHDYFGVDLKLVWNVVSQVLPGFEENVRRILKELSPRT, encoded by the coding sequence ATGAAAACGGATCGGGATTTTCTCCTGCACATTCTCGATGCGGTTGTTGATGCTCTGACCTACGCTTCAGGCGGGGAGGAGGAGTTCTTTGCGGACAAGAAAACCCAGGATGCTATTCTTCGGAAGTTGGAGGTCATCGGTGAGGCCACCAAGCGTCTTTCCCCTGAACTCAAGGCTGCGAATCCCGACATTCCCTGGCGTCAGATCGCGGGCATGCGAGACAAACTCATCCACGATTACTTTGGTGTTGATCTGAAACTTGTCTGGAACGTGGTCAGCCAAGTTCTGCCCGGATTCGAGGAGAACGTCCGCCGAATCCTCAAGGAGCTTTCGCCACGAACCTGA
- a CDS encoding GyrI-like domain-containing protein has protein sequence MTPKASSIEVKEKPAFDVAVVRHKGPFRAGDGEAFMGVMQRMFAWAEPRGLVRFPETQLLATYEIDPDVPREDALRMAICLTVPPETPAEGEVERCVLPAGRYAVARHELLPPEYQAAWDQLIEEWIPAQGLTIDERPCYEHYLNDPDTHPEGRCIVDICVPVK, from the coding sequence ATGACCCCGAAAGCAAGCAGCATCGAAGTGAAAGAAAAGCCCGCGTTCGATGTGGCAGTCGTCCGCCACAAAGGTCCGTTTCGCGCGGGCGATGGCGAAGCCTTCATGGGCGTGATGCAGCGCATGTTCGCATGGGCGGAGCCGCGTGGGTTGGTACGCTTCCCGGAAACGCAACTGCTTGCCACCTACGAGATCGACCCCGACGTGCCGCGCGAGGACGCATTGCGCATGGCGATCTGCCTGACCGTCCCGCCGGAAACGCCGGCCGAAGGCGAAGTCGAACGTTGCGTGCTTCCCGCCGGCAGGTACGCCGTCGCACGCCACGAACTGCTCCCGCCGGAATATCAGGCCGCGTGGGATCAACTGATCGAAGAGTGGATCCCCGCCCAGGGGCTCACGATCGACGAGCGGCCGTGTTACGAGCACTACCTGAACGATCCGGACACACACCCGGAAGGGCGCTGCATCGTGGATATCTGCGTGCCGGTGAAGTAG
- a CDS encoding AraC family transcriptional regulator, with product MSEPLSPADAVREEYRARIHRVMDYIEAHLAEPLPLEKLARVANFSPFHFHRIFRGMTGETLNAFVARLRVERAAQKLIANPRDSVTQIAFDCGFSGSAPFARAFRATTGMSATEWRRRKIGQSNSKIDQSIRKPRKDFTIHVEYIATGFGHKPTWRIAMSKEITAEVEVKEMPEMCVAYIRHTGPFKGDAKLFEGLFARLCQWAGPRGLLQFPKTQMLATYHDDPNITEEDKLRLSVCVTVPPETVVDGEIGKMTIAGGKYAVARFELLPPEFEDAWTGLMGGWFPQSGYQPGDGLCYELYHNDPKQHPEGRCVVDLCVPVKAL from the coding sequence ATGTCTGAACCGCTCTCCCCCGCCGATGCGGTGCGCGAGGAGTATCGCGCACGGATTCATCGCGTGATGGATTACATCGAAGCGCACCTGGCCGAGCCGTTGCCGCTGGAGAAACTCGCCCGCGTCGCGAACTTCTCGCCGTTCCATTTTCATCGCATCTTTCGCGGTATGACGGGCGAAACGTTGAATGCATTCGTGGCGCGCCTGCGCGTGGAACGTGCCGCGCAGAAGTTGATCGCGAATCCCCGCGATTCGGTCACGCAGATCGCCTTCGATTGCGGCTTCTCCGGCTCGGCACCGTTTGCGCGCGCGTTCCGCGCCACCACCGGAATGAGCGCCACCGAATGGCGTCGGCGCAAGATCGGCCAATCGAATAGCAAGATCGATCAATCGATTCGCAAGCCTCGGAAAGACTTCACAATCCACGTTGAGTACATTGCGACCGGCTTCGGCCACAAACCGACATGGAGGATTGCAATGAGCAAGGAAATCACCGCGGAAGTTGAAGTGAAAGAAATGCCCGAGATGTGCGTCGCGTACATCCGCCACACGGGACCGTTCAAGGGCGACGCAAAGCTGTTCGAAGGGCTCTTTGCGCGCTTGTGCCAGTGGGCGGGGCCGCGCGGGTTGCTGCAGTTCCCGAAGACCCAGATGCTCGCCACCTATCACGACGATCCGAACATCACCGAGGAGGACAAGCTGCGCCTTAGCGTCTGCGTCACCGTCCCGCCGGAGACGGTCGTCGACGGTGAGATCGGCAAGATGACGATCGCTGGGGGCAAGTACGCCGTCGCGCGCTTCGAGCTGCTGCCCCCCGAGTTCGAAGACGCCTGGACCGGCCTGATGGGCGGGTGGTTTCCGCAGAGCGGCTACCAGCCCGGCGACGGCTTGTGCTACGAGCTCTACCACAACGACCCCAAACAACACCCCGAAGGCCGCTGCGTTGTCGACCTGTGCGTGCCCGTGAAGGCGCTGTAG
- a CDS encoding polysaccharide deacetylase family protein produces the protein MPSKSFQPPAFVQVDVDGLWAVRRCYGQKEGDSFERDPAWQQGIPNLLDLFADHGVPASFFLVGRDLQLPAKRALARQIAGAGHEIANHSYTHRIGLTRLPVGAILEQITRTDRIIRAAGLPAPIGFRSPGYDVDARVLRVLRRLDYVYDASVLPTALGPVLRAADAWLARRIQPGKRQFGRLAYVRAPRAPYFPQPHRLRKKAASFADSRLMEFPVTTLPPFGLPLTGAAIVALGPERTIAALQRLATRRRPVLLLLHAIDLTDCTTPIIFRRRRPRTGGFNQSAEQKRAAIEPVLEFIARNYQVERARDFATRYAEL, from the coding sequence ATGCCCTCCAAGTCCTTCCAGCCTCCCGCATTCGTCCAGGTCGACGTCGATGGCCTGTGGGCCGTGCGGCGGTGCTATGGACAGAAGGAAGGCGATTCCTTTGAGCGCGATCCCGCCTGGCAGCAGGGGATTCCCAATCTCCTCGATCTGTTCGCGGACCACGGCGTGCCGGCCAGCTTCTTCCTCGTCGGACGCGATCTGCAATTGCCTGCGAAACGCGCGCTGGCTCGCCAGATCGCCGGCGCCGGTCACGAGATCGCAAACCACAGCTACACGCACCGCATCGGCCTGACGCGTCTGCCCGTCGGCGCGATCCTGGAGCAGATCACCCGCACCGACCGTATCATCCGCGCCGCGGGACTGCCCGCACCAATCGGATTTCGTTCACCGGGCTACGATGTCGATGCGCGCGTTCTGCGAGTCCTGCGGCGACTGGATTACGTGTACGATGCCTCGGTTCTGCCGACGGCGCTGGGGCCGGTGCTGCGCGCGGCCGATGCGTGGCTGGCGCGCCGTATCCAACCGGGCAAGCGCCAGTTCGGCCGCCTGGCCTACGTGCGTGCGCCGCGAGCGCCCTACTTCCCGCAGCCGCATCGCCTGCGCAAGAAAGCTGCGTCGTTTGCCGATTCCCGCCTGATGGAGTTTCCGGTCACGACACTGCCGCCGTTCGGCCTGCCGCTGACAGGCGCGGCGATCGTCGCGCTCGGGCCAGAGCGCACCATCGCGGCCCTGCAGCGCCTCGCGACGCGTCGACGCCCCGTGCTGCTGCTGCTGCACGCCATCGACCTGACTGACTGCACGACGCCGATCATCTTCCGCCGACGACGCCCGCGCACCGGTGGCTTCAACCAGTCCGCCGAACAAAAGCGCGCCGCGATCGAACCGGTGCTGGAGTTCATCGCGAGGAACTACCAGGTCGAAAGAGCGCGAGACTTCGCAACGCGTTACGCGGAGCTCTGA
- a CDS encoding YdhR family protein, protein MAIMLFVRIKSELESEELVRRATERRPQFLEVPGLIQKIYGLDPKTGDACGVYFFEDQASLDAFRATELAKSIPIAYEAVDVRPEAYEVLFPLRPDRGPIAE, encoded by the coding sequence ATGGCGATCATGTTGTTCGTGCGTATCAAGTCGGAATTGGAGTCGGAAGAGCTCGTGCGGCGGGCGACCGAACGACGGCCGCAGTTTCTTGAAGTTCCAGGGCTTATCCAGAAAATCTACGGCCTCGATCCGAAGACCGGCGATGCATGCGGCGTGTACTTCTTCGAGGATCAGGCATCGCTCGATGCGTTCCGTGCGACGGAATTGGCGAAGAGCATCCCGATCGCCTACGAGGCAGTCGACGTGCGACCGGAAGCTTATGAAGTGCTCTTTCCCCTGCGTCCGGATCGTGGGCCGATCGCCGAGTAG
- a CDS encoding enoyl-CoA hydratase/isomerase family protein has product MSVTVALYMLAHGRSGDKGDAVNVGVIARRPEWYDFLARELTAERVAAFLGSMATGPVERFEMPNLDALNFLVHGALGGGGSVSLQIDAQGKTYSHALLRMPVRVPAEMYEQARLHWGPELPPECFQFVEVDKNGAPGRSDEVLAERDGRVFHIRLNRPERRNALTLDMVRHLRDEIRRAANDPAAKVVLLSGEGAGFCAGLDLRELHDDFTFASVKLLAKELAACFGDMLQLPQPLVSAIHGPALGGGTALTIVSDCIWAHESALFGFPEVKIGFVPGLVSTIAMRRLHASAARELMLSGRRVKAPEAYARGWVHHLGAGDDPRHVIDDARAYADEMVRTNSDGAMRRSKQLVNAPEIPGILADMANVVELFASYSQEETFRHGLECFFAKKPLDWSDA; this is encoded by the coding sequence CGTTGCTCTCTACATGCTTGCTCACGGCCGTTCCGGCGATAAAGGGGACGCAGTCAACGTTGGCGTGATCGCCCGCCGCCCAGAGTGGTACGACTTCCTGGCGCGCGAGCTCACCGCCGAACGCGTCGCAGCGTTTCTTGGCTCGATGGCCACCGGCCCGGTCGAGCGTTTCGAAATGCCGAACCTCGACGCACTGAACTTCCTCGTGCACGGCGCACTCGGCGGTGGCGGGTCCGTTTCGCTTCAGATCGACGCGCAGGGAAAGACGTACTCCCACGCCTTGCTGCGCATGCCGGTTCGCGTGCCCGCCGAGATGTACGAGCAAGCTCGCCTGCACTGGGGGCCGGAGTTGCCACCGGAGTGCTTCCAGTTCGTCGAGGTCGACAAGAACGGTGCGCCCGGTCGCAGCGACGAAGTGCTGGCCGAGCGCGACGGCCGCGTCTTTCACATTCGCCTGAATCGCCCGGAGCGCCGCAACGCACTGACGCTCGACATGGTCCGTCATCTGCGCGACGAGATCCGCCGCGCGGCCAACGATCCCGCCGCGAAGGTCGTGCTCCTCAGCGGCGAAGGTGCCGGATTCTGCGCCGGGCTCGATCTGCGCGAACTACACGACGACTTCACGTTCGCGAGCGTCAAACTGCTGGCCAAGGAACTTGCGGCGTGCTTCGGCGACATGCTGCAACTGCCGCAACCGCTCGTTTCCGCGATTCACGGACCGGCGCTCGGCGGCGGCACCGCGCTGACCATCGTCTCCGATTGCATCTGGGCGCACGAGAGCGCGCTGTTCGGTTTTCCTGAAGTGAAAATCGGCTTTGTCCCCGGCCTCGTTTCGACAATTGCGATGCGGCGCCTGCACGCGTCCGCGGCCCGCGAACTGATGCTGAGCGGACGCCGCGTCAAAGCCCCCGAAGCCTACGCGCGCGGCTGGGTGCATCATCTCGGCGCCGGCGATGATCCGCGCCACGTCATCGACGATGCACGTGCCTATGCCGACGAGATGGTGCGCACAAACAGTGACGGCGCGATGCGGCGTTCCAAGCAACTCGTTAACGCGCCGGAGATTCCCGGCATTCTCGCCGACATGGCGAACGTCGTCGAACTCTTCGCGTCGTACTCGCAGGAAGAGACCTTCCGCCACGGCCTGGAATGCTTCTTCGCAAAGAAGCCACTGGACTGGAGCGACGCGTAG